The following proteins are encoded in a genomic region of Nycticebus coucang isolate mNycCou1 chromosome 19, mNycCou1.pri, whole genome shotgun sequence:
- the LOC128572048 gene encoding 60S ribosomal protein L39 encodes MSSHKTFRIKRFLAKKQKQNRPIPQWIRMKTGNKIRYNSKRRHWRRTKLGL; translated from the coding sequence ATGTCCTCTCATAAGACTTTCAGAATCAAGCGGTTtttggccaagaaacaaaaacaaaatcgtcCCATTCCCCAGTGGATTCGAATGAAAACTGGTAATAAAATCAGGTACAACTCGAAGAGGAGACACTGGAGAAGAACCAAGCTGGGTCTATAA